A window from Triticum aestivum cultivar Chinese Spring chromosome 6D, IWGSC CS RefSeq v2.1, whole genome shotgun sequence encodes these proteins:
- the LOC123143698 gene encoding probable UDP-N-acetylglucosamine--peptide N-acetylglucosaminyltransferase SPINDLY — protein MQPGMESLQGKESNGAVPDCNGAAAPPAKQLPEGADALRYANILRSRNKFADALQLYTTVLDKDGTNVEALIGKGICLQAQSLPRQALDCFTEAVKVDPKNACALTHCGMIYKDEGHLVEAAEAYQKARSADPSYKAAAEFLAIVLTDLGTSLKLAGNTEDGIQKYCEALEVDSHYAPAYYNLGVVYSEMMQFDVALTCYEKAALERPLYAEAYCNMGVIYKNRGELDAAIACYDRCLTISPNFEIAKNNMAIALTDLGTKVKIEGDINQGVAYYKKALFYNWHYADAMYNLGVAYGEMLNFEMAIVFYELALHFNPRCAEACNNLGVIYKDRDNLDKAVECYQMALSIKPNFSQSLNNLGVVYTVQGKMDAAASMIEKAILANPTYAEAYNNLGVLYRDAGSITLSVQAYERCLQIDPDSRNAGQNRLLALNYIDEGSDDKLYDAHREWGKRFMKLYAQYTSWDNPKVADRPLVIGYVSPDFFTHSVSYFVEAPLTHHDYTNCKVVVYSGVVKADAKTLRFKDKVLKKGGVWRDIYGIDEKKVATLVREDKVDILVELTGHTANNKLGTMACCPAPIQVTWIGYPNTTGLPAIDYRITDSLADSPNTNQKHVEELVRLPESFLCYTPSPEAGPVCPTPAISNGFITFGSFNNLAKITPKVMQVWARILCAVPNSRLVVKCKPFCCDSIRQKFLSTLEELGLESLRVDLLPLIHLNHDHMQAYSLMDISLDTFPYAGTTTTCESLYMGVPCVTMAGSVHAHNVGVSLLTKVGLGRLVAKTEDEYVSLALGLASDVSALEELRKSLRELMIKSPVCDGESFTRGLESAYRSMWHRYCDGDSPALRRLEVLAGEDLDKTAVKHADLEAQRANATAEEDNQSPIKKVDATSKGGEPQIMVNHVSSPEGNQALVTAKAQPQMMVNGVSSPHSPSGRCEANGHSSR, from the exons aTGCAGCCAGGGATGGAGTCCCTCCAAGGGAAGGAGAGCAATGGCGCCGTTCCTGACTGCAATGGGGCTGCTGCTCCCCCTGCCAAGCAGCTGCCGGAAGGGGCTGACGCCCTTCGCTATGCCAACATCCTACGGTCACGCAACAAATTTGCTGATGCTCTCCAGTTGTACACTACCGTTCTTGACAAGGATGGAACGAATGTGGAGGCCCTTATCGGAAAAGGGATCTGCCTCCAGGCCCAGAGCCTGCCAAGGCAGGCCTTGGATTGCTTCACCGAGGCTGTCAAGGTCGATCCCAAGAATGCCTGTGCTCTCACGCATTGTGGGATGATATACAAAGACGAAGGTCACTTGGTTGAGGCCGCAGAG GCTTATCAAAAAGCTCGAAGTGCGGATCCTTCCTATAAAGCTGCTGCGGAATTTCTTGCTATTGTTTTGACCGATCTTGGAACTAGCTTGAAGCTTGCAGGCAATACAGAAGATGGGATTCAAAAATATTGTGAAGCTCTTGAAGTGGATAGCCACTATGCG CCTGCTTATTACAACCTTGGGGTGGTTTATTCGGAGATGATGCAGTTTGACGTAGCTCTTACTTGTTATGAAAAAGCTGCATTGGAGAGACCATTGTATGCTGAAGCTTATTGCAATATGGGGGTTATTTACAAGAATCGGGGAGAGCTAGACGCAGCAATTGCCTGCTACGACAG GTGCTTGACTATTTCCCCCAACTTTGAGATTGCTAAGAATAACATGGCAATAGCACTAACCGACTTGGGTACAAAG GTTAAAATTGAAGGTGACATCAATCAAGGCGTGGCATATTACAAGAAAGCTCTGTTCTATAATTGGCACTATGCTGATGCAATGTATAATCTTGGTGTTGCATATGGTGAAATGTTGAATTTTGAGATG GCTATTGTTTTTTACGAACTCGCTCTGCACTTCAATCCTCGCTGTGCGGAGGCATGCAACAACCTGGGAGTAATATACAAGGATAGGGATAATCTCGACAAAGCCGTTGAATGTTATCAA ATGGCCTTGTCAATTAAGCCAAATTTCTCCCAGTCATTGAATAACCTTGGAGTTGTCTATACGGTTCAG ggcaagatggacgctgcTGCAAGCATGATTGAGAAGGCCATACTTGCAAATCCCACTTATGCTGAAGCATATAATAACTTAG GTGTTCTTTACAGAGATGCTGGAAGTATTACATTATCTGTACAGGCATATGAAAGATGCCTTCAAATTGATCCTGATTCACGAAATGCTGGTCAG AACCGTTTGCTTGCATTGAACTATATCGACGAGGGCTCAGATGACAAGCTTTATGATGCTCACAG GGAATGGGGAAAGCGCTTTATGAAATTGTATGCACAGTATACTAGTTGGGATAACCCAAAAGTCGCTGATCGTCCACTGGTCATTGGTTATGTGTCTCCTGATTTTTTTACTCACTCCGTGTCCTACTTCGTTGAAGCCCCCCTTACACACCATGATTACACAAATTGCAAGGTGGTCGTCTATTCTGGTGTTGTGAAG GCAGATGCCAAGACCCTTCGATTCAAGGATAAGGTGTTAAAAAAGGGCGGGGTCTGGAGAGATATATATGGTATTGATGAAAAGAAGGTTGCTACCTTGGTCAGAGAGGATAAAGTGGATATACTTGTGGAACTTACTGGTCATACAGCAAATAATAAACTAGGAACAATGGCGTGCTGTCCTGCTCCTATTCAG GTTACATGGATTGGTTACCCTAATACGACAGGTTTACCAGCAATTGACTACAGAATAACAGATTCATTGGCTGATTCTCCTAATACAAACCAGAA GCATGTTGAGGAGTTGGTGCGCCTTCCTGAAAGTTTTCTTTGTTACACTCCTTCTCCAGAAGCTGGGCCAGTTTGCCCCACACCAGCAATTTCAAATGGTTTCATCACGTTTGGTAGTTTTAACAATCTAGCAAAG ATCACACCGAAAGTTATGCAAGTTTGGGCCAGAATATTGTGTGCAGTCCCTAACTCGCGGCTTGTGGTTAAGTGCAAGCCATTCTGCTGTGACAGTATCAGACAGAAATTTTTATCGACACTTGAGGAGTTGGGTTTGGAGTCTCTACGAGTTGATTTACTACCACTCATCCATCTCAACCATGACCACATGCAAGCATATTCCTTAATGGACATCAG CCTAGATACGTTTCCATATGCTGGGACTACCACTACATGTGAATCTCTTTACATGGGGGTTCCATGTGTTACAATGGCTGGTTCAGTTCATGCTCATAATGTTGGTGTTAGCCTACTCACTAAAGTTG GGTTGGGGAGGCTGGTTGCCAAAACGGAGGACGAATATGTTAGCTTAGCACTGGGGTTGGCATCAGATGTGAGTGCCTTAGAAGAACTGAGGAAGAGCCTCCGAGAACTGATGATAAAATCACCAGTCTGCGACGGAGAGAGTTTCACACGGGGCCTGGAATCTGCATACCGAAGCATGTGGCATAGGTACTGTGATGGGGATTCACCAGCTCTCAGGCGCCTAGAGGTGCTGGCGGGCGAAGACTTGGACAAGACGGCTGTGAAACATGCAGATCTTGAAGCACAGAGAGCGAATGCTACTGCTGAGGAAGATAATCAGTCCCCAATAAAGAAGGTTGACGCCACGTCCAAGGGAGGTGAGCCCCAAATAATGGTGAACCATGTGAGTTCTCCTGAAGGTAACCAGGCTCTCGTAACGGCGAAGGCGCAGCCCCAAATGATGGTGAATGGTGTGAGTTCACCTCACTCGCCTTCGGGGAGATGCGAAGCAAATGGGCATAGCAGCCGATGA